A section of the Caldalkalibacillus thermarum genome encodes:
- a CDS encoding Uma2 family endonuclease, with translation MAFVHLLTELTLYARVNQLGTVLPRTLVHIEEKEVAVIPDIVFVKRAKSGIIQKNRICGVPDLVVEIVSHPSHRDKLMGKKKDTYARCEVPEYWVADPFEKAIRKYVLNEGGYQETEKSQLFPDLQVQLPDS, from the coding sequence TTGGCATTTGTACATCTACTAACTGAGTTAACTCTCTATGCCAGGGTGAACCAGTTGGGAACGGTTTTGCCGCGAACGCTAGTTCATATCGAGGAGAAGGAAGTTGCGGTCATTCCCGATATTGTCTTTGTAAAGAGAGCAAAAAGCGGAATCATCCAGAAAAACAGGATTTGCGGCGTGCCTGATCTGGTGGTTGAAATCGTTTCGCATCCAAGCCACCGTGACAAACTGATGGGCAAAAAGAAGGATACATATGCCCGATGTGAAGTTCCTGAATATTGGGTAGCGGATCCATTTGAAAAAGCGATTAGGAAGTATGTGTTAAATGAAGGGGGTTATCAGGAAACGGAAAAATCGCAGCTGTTTCCCGACCTGCAGGTTCAGTTGCCTGATAGTTGA